The Rana temporaria chromosome 13, aRanTem1.1, whole genome shotgun sequence genome has a window encoding:
- the LOC120920074 gene encoding general transcription factor II-I repeat domain-containing protein 2A-like, producing MDSGTPFSSIKYTDAIAKLQEEFDDRFVDFKTHTATFQMFADPFSFNVEDAPPVLQMELIDLQCNSELKAKFRDINGKTDKLGQFMRELPTNFPEISRMFKQIMCLFGSTYLCEKLFSTMNFNKSKYRAKLTDEHLQAILRVSVASSLKPNVAELCRRKRCQVSGNKK from the exons ATGGACTCAGGCACACCATTCAGCAGCATTAAGTATACTGATGCCATTGCAAAGCTACAGGAAGAATTTGATGACAGGTTTGTGGACTTCAAGACACACACAGCCACTTTCCAAATGTTTGCTGACCCcttctccttcaatgtggaagaTGCACCCCCTGTGCTTCAAATGGAGCTAATTGATCTGCAGTGCAATTCTGAACTCAAAGCTAAGTTCAGGGATATAA ATGGAAAAACAGACAAGCTTGGACAATTTATGAGAGAATTGCCCACCAACTTTCCTGAGATTTCCAGGATGTTCAAGCAGATCATGTGCCTTTTTGGGAGTACCTATCTGTGTGAAAAGCTCTTCTCCACCATGAACTTTAATAAGTCAAAGTACAGGGCCAAACTTACAGATGAGCATCTTCAAGCCATATTGAGGGTGTCGGTTGCTTCCTCACTCAAGCCAAATGTTGCTGAGCTGTGTAGGAGGAAGCGCTGCCAGGTCTCTGGCAACAAGAAGTAG